The following DNA comes from Flavisolibacter ginsenosidimutans.
GTGGTTCCACTGGCTGGAATGCAAAACTGAACGAAGCAAAAGACCTTTGTCTTCAACAGAACGGCAGCTTTTTGCACACGAGTAATTTCAGCGTCGGCGTCAATATTTTTTTCCAGGTGAATAAATTCCTGGCAAAACTGATGGCTTCACAGCCCGGTTATGAGGTAAGCTTAAAGGAGATTCATCACACGCAAAAAAGAGACGCCCCCAGCGGAACGGCGGTGACGTTGGCCGAAGGCATTTTGGAAAATATTGGCCGTAAAAAAATATGGGTAAATCACCAAGCTCAAAGCAAAGACGAACTCTCCATTATCAGCGAACGCGTTGATCCGGTACCCGGCACGCACTACGTAAAATATACTTCGGAAGTTGACGACATTGAAATCATTCATACGGCGCACAACCGCAAAGGCTTTGCGCTAGGCGCAGTGCTGGCAGCCGAATTTGTCGCCGGGAAAAAAGGCGTTTTTACAATGGACGATGTGTTGAATTTAACGGCGCAAAATCCTGTCTAAGACGGAAGTCTTTTGTAAGGTATTCGCCGCTACGTTGGTCTTTTAACGGACGCATAAATCTTTAATCAGGAAAATCATTTAAGAACAATGCCGGCCAGGGGCGGCAGCTTCACTTTGATTTTGTATCGCGTTTGTTCTCCGTCCAAGGCTTCACATTCTATCGTTTCGTTTTTGTAGTCGCCCGTTCCCCAAAAACGTTCGTCGTCCGAGTTAAAAACCTCTTTCGTGTATTTGCGACCAACGTTTATTTCCCAGGCTTCTTTCGGAATTGGGTTTAGGTTCAGCACAATCAATAAATCATCGTCCTTTTCTTTTCCCATGCGGCGGTAAACAAGCACGCAATCATCGCGGTGGTTCAGGTCCACCCATTCAAAGCCGTAGATGTTGAATTGGTTTATGTAAAGCGCCTCTTCGCTCCTTAGAACTTCGTTCAGGGCTTTTACGCAGGCCTGTAATTTTTTGTGTGGTTCAAACTGCAACAAGTACCAACCGATTTCACCCTTATAATTCCATTCAGTTGTTTGACCAAACTCGCCACCCATGAAAAGCAACTTGGCGCCGGGATGCGTCCACATGTAAGTATAAAGGGCTCGTAAGTTGGCAAACTTCTGCCACTCGTCGCCGGGCATTTTGTAAAGCATGGGGCTTTTACCATGCACCACTTCATCGTGGCTTAAGGGCAGCATGAAATTCTCGTCGTTATAATACACCATGCTAAACGTAATCTTGTTTTGGTGCTGGCTGCGAAAAAGCGGATCAATTTTAAAATAATCCAGCGTGTCGTGCATCCAGCCCATCATCCATTTCATGCCAAAGCCAAGTCCGCCCATAAAGGTTGGCTTTGAAATGCCCGGCCAGTCTGTAGCTTCTTCGGCAATCGTTTGCACATCGGGAAAATCTCGATAAATGGTTTCGTTTAAATCTTTGATGAACGCAATGGCTTCCAGGTTTCCGTTACCGCCGAATTCGTTCGGTTCCCATTCACCTTCTTCGCGTGAGTAATCAAGGCGAAGAATGGACGAAACGGCATCAACCCTTATGCCGTCAATGTGAAAAATCTCGAACCAGAAACGGGCTGAAGAAATGAGAAAGGATTTTACCTCGCCGCGTTTGTAATTGAAAATGTAAGAATTCCAATCGGGATGGAAGCCTTTGCGCATGTCGGCGTATTCGTAAGTATGCGTGCCGTCGAACATGAACAAGCCGTGCGCATCGTAAGGGAAATGCGAAGGCACCCAATCGAGAATCACACCGATATTATTCTGGTGCAATTCATCAATCAGCCGCATCAGTCCTTCGGGTTCGCCAAAGCGTGAGGTAGCGGCAAAGTATCCCGTACCCTGGTAACCCCAACTCCCGTCGAAAGGATGTTCTATCACCGGCATAAACTCCACATGCGTAAAGCCCATCTCTTTTATGTAAGGCACAAGCCGTTCCCTGATTTCATCGTAAGTGTTGTACTTTTCTTCGTCAAAAGCATCGGGCCGCATCCAACTTGCAAGGTGCAGTTCGTAAACGCTCCACGGCGCATCCAGTGCGTTGTTCTTTTTGCGGTTCTGCATCCACTCATCATCCTTCCAGTCGTACTGCAGGTTCCAGGTAATGCTCGATGTTCGCGGACGCTGTTCCCAATAATTCGCAAACGGATCTCCCTTTACGACATTCCTTCCTTCAAAACCGGTGATGTGATACTTGTACAACTCGCCTTTTGCAAGGCCGGGAATAAAGCCTTCCCAGACGCCGCTGTTGTCCCAACGCGGTTGCAAAGGATGTGCGGCAGCGTCCCAATTATTAAAGTTGCCAATGACTGAAACATAAGTGGCATTGGGCGCCCAAACACAGAAATAATAGCCGTCGCGGTCGAGTACCGTCATGCGTTTGGAACCGAATTTTTTATAGAGTGAATAATGTGTTCCCTGCTGAAAATTGTGTACGTCATCGTCGTATAAAACGGAGTAGTTCCAAACCGGCTTTTGCGTGTCCACAAAATTTTTGTCTTCGTAGCGTTCGGGGCTGTTATTTTTTTCGCTGTCGTTTATGGAATCTTCTTTCTCTGTCGTCATAGCATGAATTTTTTACCGTTTGCATAAAGTTAACAACCTGCGTGCTGATTCCTTTCTAAATTGACAAACCAATTACCAACACATGAGAACACTGCTCATCGTCCTCGTGCTGCTTTGCACCCAAAACCTTTTCGCACAAAATGTCTCGTTAACCGGCAACGTTAAAGACACTGCTGATAAAAAAAGCCTGCCGAATGCTGTTGTTTCCCTGCTTAAAAAAGATTCCACGCTTTACAAATTCACCCGCAGCGACAAGAGCGGAAATTTTTTCCTGCATGATGTGATGCCTGGCACTTATCGTTTGCTGGTGACCTATCCAAAGTTTGCCGATTTCTTCGACGACATAACGGTAAAGGCCGAAGCCACTGATTTGGGTACTGTAGCGCTTACGCAAAAGGCGCAACTGCTGCAAGCCGTTATTATTCGAAGTGCCGGCGCGGTGCGCATCAAAGGCGACACCACAGAATTTATAGCCGACAGCTTTCGCGTTCGCGAAGGTGCCACGGTGGAAGAATTGCTGAAAAAACTTCCTGGCTTCCAGGTGAACAGCAAAGGCGAGATTACCGCGCAGGGGCAACGGGTGCAAAAAGTATTGGTGGACGGCGAAGAATTTTTTGGCGACGATCCCACGCTGGCAACGAAAAATATTTCGGCAAGAGCGGTTGATAAAGTCCAATTGTTTGATACCAAGAACGATCAACAAGCCGCTACCGGCGTTACCCGCGGCGATGAGGGCAAAACGGTAAATATTAAATTAAAAGAAGACCAGAAAAAAGGCGGCTTTGGCCGATACTGGGTGGCCAGTAATTTCAAAAACTACCACGATGCCAACTTGCTTTATAACCGGTTTGTGGGCAAGAAAAAAATCTCTGCTTACGCAACAAAAAGCAACACCACAACCGGCAGTTTAAATTGGGAAGATCAACGCAAGCTTGGACTGGACAATGATTTTGAATTTGACGAAGCCGGTGGCTTTTATGTGAGCTTCGGCACTTCGGATGAATTCAATAACTGGACGCTGCGCGGATTGCCCGATGCTTATACGGCCGGCGGCCTGTTCAGCAACAAATGGGCTGCCGACCAGCAAAGCGTGAACGGTTCTTATCGCTACAACCGGCTTGGTACAAAAAACATTGGCAGCACCGTTACACAAAACATTTTGCCCGACACGCTTTTTTATACCAATCAATACACCACCTCTCAAAACCTGAACCAGCAACACGCTGTAAACGGCAAATGGGAATGGAAGATTGACACGTTCAGCACATTGAAATTTTCGACGGCTTCGCTGCGCAAAACATCGCAGTACGAAAACACAACCAATACCGAGTCGTTGTCAGAAGAGAAAGCCTTCGTGAATACAGGAACACGAACAACCGATGGCGAAAACACCAAGTTGCAAAGCGACAATGCCCTTCAGTACAAGCGGACATTTAAAAAGCAAGGACGCTTACTCACGGCGCAATTGCGGTTTAATTATGTAGAAGATGATCAGAACTTTTTCCTGCGTTACAACAACAAGTTTTACAAAGGCAGCCTTATTGATTCGGTTGAAAATGCCGATCAGCAAAAAATAAATTTCGGCCACTCAAACACACTGGGCGCAAAGCTTAGCTACATTGAACCGCTGGGAACAAAATGGTTGCTGGTGGGCGATTACAGTTACAACCACAACGCCGCCACAAGCAATCAAAATACATACGACCGTGATGCATCGGGCAAATACGTTAACCGCAATGCTTATTACAGCAACAGTTTTGACATGGAAGCGCAGAATCACAGCGGCGGATTGATGGGGCGTTACAAATCAAAGAAAGTACAATTGGCCATCGGCAACCGCCTGTCAGCGGTGCAATTAAACCTGCTGAACGGGGACAACGGCCAAAAAACGCATTATAACTTTCTGAACCTTCGTCCGCAAGCAAACTTCCGCTATAATTTTCAGCAAAATACGGGCATCAGCATTAATTACAACGGCAGTACGGTGCAACCTTCGCTAACCCAATTGCAGCCGCTGCGCAACAACCTCGATCCGTTGAATTTGTTCGTTGGCAACCCGGATTTGAAGGTTGGTTTCCGCAACCAGTTTTCGGCCTATTACAACATGTATAAAATGCTCAGCGAAACCAATCTTTACACGTCGTTTAATTACAGCTTTACCACCAACGGCATCGTTAACTCAACAATCATTTCTGCCGGTGGCAAAAAAATTACACAACCCGTGAATGTTGACGGCGTGCGAAACTTTAGTTCGTATATATGGTTTAGCAAAGGCAACGGTCAAAAGAAAGTGAGCCTGCGTTCGAATTTCGAATTGAACGGTGGCCGCGGCGTAAACCTTGTCAACGGCTTGCGGAACGAAACAAATTATTTCACGTTCAAACCCAGCATTGGTGCTTATTACGAAATGCCGGAGAAATGGAGCCTTCAATTGATGCCGGAAGTGAGCTACAACAAATCATCTTCTACATTGAATAAGTCAACGTCAGTGGCGTATTACAGTTTTGGCGGCAATGCCGAAGGCTGGGCCAAACTTCCGCTTGGCTTTGAGATCAAATCGGAACTGGAAGTGGATTTGCAGCAAAGCATTTCCGCTTTTGCCACCAACCCGAATATCATTTTGTGGAACGGCGAATTCAGCCACAAGATTTTGAAAAAAGGCGCCGGTAAAATTTCGCTGCTGGCTAACGACATATTGAACACAAACCGGGGCTTCCGGCGAAACATCAACAGCAACTTCATTACCGAAGAACGCTATCAACGCATAGCGCAATATTTTATGCTGAAGTTTGAATGGAGCTTTAATAAAATGGGCGGAGACAATTAGCGAATTCGATAATTCGGCAATTAGTCAATTGGCTTGCGTTAATGGAGACACGGATACTAACGGCCCTACAACAAAAACAGATATCAACCGATAATCGTTTAAAAGAATATTGATGAAACAAATTCTTTCCTTCGTTGTCTTTTTTCTTTCAGGGATGTTTGCGAATGCGCAAACTTTTCATCCTGCGGTGAAAATTGAATTTGAAAAAGTAGTGTACGTGCGCCAGCAAATGAAAGAATTGGCCAGTGATTGGTTTGACATCATCAAAGACCGTTTGCCGGAAAAAGCCGTGAGTTACTACGAGTTCATCGGCGATACATTGCATTCTATTTACCGGCAAACCAAGGAAGCCGTCATTCCTCAAAACATGTGGTACCAGGGCACAGGCGAAGGGAACGTTGTGTACAACGACTATGCGTTAGGGCAAACAATTACAAAAAAGCCCGTGGCCGAAGAAACGTTTCTAATTAACGACAGCCTTACAAAAATTCGGTGGAAGCTGACAAACGATACAAGAACCATTGCCGGTTACGATTGCAAGAAAGCCATTGGCTTTATCGACGACACCTTAGCGGTGTTTGCCTTTTACACCGATGAAATTTTAATAACGGGCGGGCCAGAAAGCATTCACGGTTTGCCTGGGATGGTGCTGGGTTTGGGCGTGCCGCGGCTCCATGCCTCGTG
Coding sequences within:
- the dapB gene encoding 4-hydroxy-tetrahydrodipicolinate reductase, with translation MNIALIGYGKMGHMIEEIALQRGHQIVLKINIENLEDFTKENLSKADVAIEFTSPDSAFENVKGCLDFGLPVVSGSTGWNAKLNEAKDLCLQQNGSFLHTSNFSVGVNIFFQVNKFLAKLMASQPGYEVSLKEIHHTQKRDAPSGTAVTLAEGILENIGRKKIWVNHQAQSKDELSIISERVDPVPGTHYVKYTSEVDDIEIIHTAHNRKGFALGAVLAAEFVAGKKGVFTMDDVLNLTAQNPV
- the glgB gene encoding 1,4-alpha-glucan branching protein GlgB codes for the protein MTTEKEDSINDSEKNNSPERYEDKNFVDTQKPVWNYSVLYDDDVHNFQQGTHYSLYKKFGSKRMTVLDRDGYYFCVWAPNATYVSVIGNFNNWDAAAHPLQPRWDNSGVWEGFIPGLAKGELYKYHITGFEGRNVVKGDPFANYWEQRPRTSSITWNLQYDWKDDEWMQNRKKNNALDAPWSVYELHLASWMRPDAFDEEKYNTYDEIRERLVPYIKEMGFTHVEFMPVIEHPFDGSWGYQGTGYFAATSRFGEPEGLMRLIDELHQNNIGVILDWVPSHFPYDAHGLFMFDGTHTYEYADMRKGFHPDWNSYIFNYKRGEVKSFLISSARFWFEIFHIDGIRVDAVSSILRLDYSREEGEWEPNEFGGNGNLEAIAFIKDLNETIYRDFPDVQTIAEEATDWPGISKPTFMGGLGFGMKWMMGWMHDTLDYFKIDPLFRSQHQNKITFSMVYYNDENFMLPLSHDEVVHGKSPMLYKMPGDEWQKFANLRALYTYMWTHPGAKLLFMGGEFGQTTEWNYKGEIGWYLLQFEPHKKLQACVKALNEVLRSEEALYINQFNIYGFEWVDLNHRDDCVLVYRRMGKEKDDDLLIVLNLNPIPKEAWEINVGRKYTKEVFNSDDERFWGTGDYKNETIECEALDGEQTRYKIKVKLPPLAGIVLK
- a CDS encoding TonB-dependent receptor, giving the protein MRTLLIVLVLLCTQNLFAQNVSLTGNVKDTADKKSLPNAVVSLLKKDSTLYKFTRSDKSGNFFLHDVMPGTYRLLVTYPKFADFFDDITVKAEATDLGTVALTQKAQLLQAVIIRSAGAVRIKGDTTEFIADSFRVREGATVEELLKKLPGFQVNSKGEITAQGQRVQKVLVDGEEFFGDDPTLATKNISARAVDKVQLFDTKNDQQAATGVTRGDEGKTVNIKLKEDQKKGGFGRYWVASNFKNYHDANLLYNRFVGKKKISAYATKSNTTTGSLNWEDQRKLGLDNDFEFDEAGGFYVSFGTSDEFNNWTLRGLPDAYTAGGLFSNKWAADQQSVNGSYRYNRLGTKNIGSTVTQNILPDTLFYTNQYTTSQNLNQQHAVNGKWEWKIDTFSTLKFSTASLRKTSQYENTTNTESLSEEKAFVNTGTRTTDGENTKLQSDNALQYKRTFKKQGRLLTAQLRFNYVEDDQNFFLRYNNKFYKGSLIDSVENADQQKINFGHSNTLGAKLSYIEPLGTKWLLVGDYSYNHNAATSNQNTYDRDASGKYVNRNAYYSNSFDMEAQNHSGGLMGRYKSKKVQLAIGNRLSAVQLNLLNGDNGQKTHYNFLNLRPQANFRYNFQQNTGISINYNGSTVQPSLTQLQPLRNNLDPLNLFVGNPDLKVGFRNQFSAYYNMYKMLSETNLYTSFNYSFTTNGIVNSTIISAGGKKITQPVNVDGVRNFSSYIWFSKGNGQKKVSLRSNFELNGGRGVNLVNGLRNETNYFTFKPSIGAYYEMPEKWSLQLMPEVSYNKSSSTLNKSTSVAYYSFGGNAEGWAKLPLGFEIKSELEVDLQQSISAFATNPNIILWNGEFSHKILKKGAGKISLLANDILNTNRGFRRNINSNFITEERYQRIAQYFMLKFEWSFNKMGGDN
- a CDS encoding GLPGLI family protein, which codes for MKQILSFVVFFLSGMFANAQTFHPAVKIEFEKVVYVRQQMKELASDWFDIIKDRLPEKAVSYYEFIGDTLHSIYRQTKEAVIPQNMWYQGTGEGNVVYNDYALGQTITKKPVAEETFLINDSLTKIRWKLTNDTRTIAGYDCKKAIGFIDDTLAVFAFYTDEILITGGPESIHGLPGMVLGLGVPRLHASWFATKVETNGVPLAGIKPETKGRKSTRGAMMATLDNILKNWGKYGSAMRLNYVL